Proteins co-encoded in one Pseudarthrobacter chlorophenolicus A6 genomic window:
- the rfbB gene encoding dTDP-glucose 4,6-dehydratase, translating into MQRLLVTGGAGFIGSNFVHYVLENTDDHVTVLDKLTYAGNLESLRGLPEDRFTFVEGDIADAGIVDGLVAGTDVVVHYAAESHNDNSLHDPRPFLDTNIIGTYTLIEAARKHNKRFHHISTDEVYGDLELDDPERFTEQTPYNPSSPYSSTKAGSDLLVRAWVRSFGLQATISNCSNNYGPYQHVEKFIPRQITNVIDGIRPKLYGKGENVRDWIHANDHSSAVLAIIAKGTIGETYLIGADGEKNNKDVVELILKHMGLAPDAYDHVVDRPGHDLRYAIDSTKLRNELGWEPQFSNFDAGIEDTIDWYRNNEQWWRPQKAATEAKYKEQGQ; encoded by the coding sequence ATGCAGCGACTTCTTGTGACCGGCGGAGCCGGCTTCATTGGCTCAAACTTTGTCCACTATGTATTGGAAAACACTGATGACCATGTCACTGTTCTGGACAAGCTGACCTACGCCGGCAATCTTGAATCACTGCGCGGCCTGCCCGAAGACCGCTTCACCTTCGTTGAGGGTGACATCGCCGACGCCGGCATCGTGGACGGCCTGGTCGCAGGCACCGACGTCGTGGTCCACTACGCAGCAGAATCGCACAACGACAATTCCCTCCACGACCCCCGCCCCTTCCTGGACACCAACATCATCGGCACCTACACGCTGATCGAAGCGGCCCGGAAGCACAACAAGCGCTTCCACCACATCTCCACCGACGAGGTCTACGGCGACCTCGAACTGGACGATCCCGAGCGGTTCACCGAGCAGACCCCGTACAACCCCTCCAGCCCGTACTCCTCCACGAAGGCCGGCTCGGACCTCCTGGTCCGAGCCTGGGTCCGCTCCTTCGGGCTGCAGGCAACCATCAGCAACTGCTCGAACAACTACGGCCCGTACCAGCACGTGGAGAAGTTCATCCCGCGGCAGATCACCAACGTGATCGACGGAATCCGCCCCAAGCTTTACGGCAAGGGCGAGAACGTCCGTGACTGGATCCACGCCAACGACCACTCCTCCGCCGTCCTGGCCATCATCGCCAAGGGAACCATCGGGGAAACGTACCTGATCGGGGCCGACGGCGAGAAGAACAACAAGGACGTCGTTGAACTGATCCTCAAGCACATGGGCCTGGCCCCGGACGCATACGACCATGTAGTGGACCGTCCCGGCCACGACCTGCGGTACGCCATCGACTCCACCAAACTCCGCAACGAACTTGGCTGGGAACCCCAGTTCTCCAACTTTGACGCCGGCATCGAAGACACCATCGACTGGTACCGCAACAACGAACAGTGGTGGCGCCCGCAAAAAGCCGCCACCGAAGCCAAATACAAGGAACAGGGCCAGTAG
- a CDS encoding sugar nucleotide-binding protein codes for MSLEFSKKLSGHTTPIPGVVLYDLPVHGDNRGWFKENWQREKMVALGLPDFRPVQNNISFNEKAGTTRGIHAEPWDKFISVATGRIFGAWVDLREGPSFGAVFTAELDPSQAIFIPRGVGNAFQTLEDNTAYTYLVNDHWSADAQGQYTFLNLADETAAVSWPIPLDQAELSDKDKAHPRMADVTPMPAKKVLVVGADGQLGKALREQYDGEARVEFAGRGEFDLAREDSFKNRNWKNYSAIVNAAAYTAVDAAESEEGRAAAWAINVTAVANLARTAVEHDLTLVHVSSDYVFDGSRDNHGENEPLTPLGVYGQTKAAGEAVAGVVPRHYIVRTSWVIGEGSNFVRTMASLAGRGIKPAVVNDQTGRLSFTRDIAAFISHLLTTEAAYGTYNFSNDGPVKSWADIAADVYEQVGASRTDVTGVTTAEYFKDKAAAPRPLKSALNLAKAHSTGFDVANADERLTAYLKAENDKA; via the coding sequence ATGTCTCTGGAGTTCTCGAAAAAGCTTTCCGGCCACACAACCCCTATTCCCGGCGTCGTTCTTTATGACCTTCCGGTCCACGGCGACAACCGCGGCTGGTTCAAGGAGAATTGGCAGCGGGAAAAAATGGTGGCCCTGGGACTGCCGGACTTCCGTCCAGTCCAGAACAACATCTCCTTTAACGAAAAGGCCGGGACCACCCGCGGAATCCATGCCGAACCGTGGGACAAGTTCATCTCCGTCGCCACGGGGCGGATCTTCGGGGCCTGGGTTGACCTGCGTGAAGGGCCCTCTTTCGGCGCTGTCTTCACCGCTGAGCTGGACCCCAGCCAGGCCATCTTCATTCCGCGCGGAGTCGGCAATGCCTTCCAGACCCTTGAGGACAACACGGCCTACACGTATCTGGTCAACGACCACTGGTCCGCCGATGCCCAGGGCCAGTACACGTTCCTGAACCTGGCAGACGAAACCGCTGCCGTTTCCTGGCCGATCCCGCTGGACCAGGCCGAACTCTCCGATAAGGACAAAGCCCACCCCCGGATGGCGGACGTCACCCCGATGCCGGCCAAGAAGGTCCTCGTCGTTGGCGCCGACGGCCAGCTGGGCAAGGCACTGCGCGAACAGTACGACGGCGAAGCACGGGTTGAGTTCGCCGGCCGCGGTGAGTTCGACCTCGCCCGGGAGGATTCCTTCAAAAACCGGAACTGGAAGAATTACTCCGCCATCGTCAATGCAGCGGCCTACACTGCTGTGGATGCTGCCGAATCGGAGGAAGGCCGGGCAGCAGCCTGGGCCATCAACGTGACGGCCGTCGCCAACCTGGCGCGCACCGCCGTCGAGCATGACCTCACGCTGGTCCACGTCTCGTCCGACTACGTTTTTGACGGAAGCCGCGACAACCACGGCGAGAACGAGCCCCTCACTCCCCTGGGCGTCTACGGCCAAACCAAGGCTGCAGGCGAGGCCGTGGCAGGTGTCGTCCCCCGCCACTACATCGTGCGGACGAGTTGGGTTATCGGTGAAGGCAGCAACTTCGTACGGACCATGGCCAGCCTCGCAGGCAGGGGGATCAAGCCGGCGGTGGTCAATGACCAGACCGGCCGCCTGTCCTTCACCCGGGACATTGCCGCTTTCATCAGCCATTTGCTGACCACCGAAGCCGCCTACGGAACCTACAACTTCAGCAACGATGGACCCGTCAAGAGCTGGGCTGACATCGCGGCGGATGTCTACGAGCAGGTTGGCGCGTCCAGGACGGATGTCACTGGAGTCACCACTGCTGAATACTTCAAAGACAAGGCCGCCGCTCCGCGACCGCTCAAGAGTGCCCTGAACCTGGCGAAGGCACACTCCACGGGTTTTGATGTTGCCAATGCCGACGAGCGGCTCACTGCCTACCTAAAGGCGGAAAACGATAAAGCATGA
- a CDS encoding glycosyltransferase family 2 protein, with the protein MTPAEQAHRTLVIMPAWNESEAIGGTIREVFEYGPDCSVLVVDDGSRDNTAQVARDAGALVVQLPFNMGVGGAMRTGFKYAKMHGYTRVIQVDSDGQHDPRDIKAVLDGLQEADIVIGARFADKGTYTVRGPRKWAMNVLAWTISRIAGTRLTDVTSGFRAANAKAIRQYVDHYPAEYLGDTIDSLVVAIRSGCTVRQVGVSMRERQGGTPSHDPVKAAIYLGRSAFALLFALTRKKNEPSSN; encoded by the coding sequence ATGACTCCTGCAGAGCAAGCCCACCGCACCCTGGTGATCATGCCGGCCTGGAACGAGTCGGAGGCCATCGGCGGTACCATCCGGGAAGTGTTCGAGTACGGCCCTGACTGCAGCGTCCTCGTCGTGGACGACGGCTCACGCGACAACACTGCCCAAGTTGCCCGCGACGCCGGCGCTCTGGTGGTGCAGCTCCCGTTCAACATGGGGGTGGGCGGAGCGATGAGGACCGGCTTCAAGTACGCAAAAATGCACGGCTACACCAGGGTCATCCAGGTGGACTCCGACGGCCAGCATGATCCCCGTGATATCAAGGCCGTCCTCGACGGCCTGCAGGAAGCGGACATTGTCATCGGGGCCAGGTTCGCGGACAAGGGCACGTACACCGTCAGGGGGCCCCGCAAGTGGGCCATGAACGTCCTGGCCTGGACCATCTCCCGGATTGCTGGCACCCGGCTCACGGACGTGACATCCGGTTTCCGCGCTGCCAATGCAAAGGCCATCCGCCAGTACGTGGACCACTACCCCGCCGAATATCTGGGCGATACTATCGATTCCCTGGTGGTAGCCATCCGGTCGGGATGCACCGTGCGCCAAGTGGGCGTCTCGATGCGCGAACGTCAGGGCGGGACCCCGAGCCACGACCCCGTCAAGGCCGCCATCTACCTGGGCCGGTCAGCCTTTGCCCTCCTCTTTGCGTTGACGCGCAAGAAGAACGAACCGTCGTCCAACTAG
- a CDS encoding DUF2304 domain-containing protein — protein MATLVGFIFVLVILLIIFEMLRRRHLREKYAVIWIIIGIGVLVLAAFPQLLFWSSGVLGVKVPSNLLFAMAIVLLVSVCLHLSFEQSQAEDEVRVLAEEVGILRLKVLQLEESLTQGGTAAGNGTHPETLPPEPTP, from the coding sequence ATGGCCACCCTCGTTGGCTTCATTTTTGTGCTGGTCATTCTGCTGATCATTTTCGAAATGCTGCGCCGCCGTCACTTGCGCGAGAAGTACGCCGTCATCTGGATCATCATTGGGATAGGCGTCCTGGTGCTGGCGGCCTTTCCACAGCTTCTCTTCTGGTCAAGCGGAGTTCTCGGCGTGAAGGTGCCTTCAAACCTCCTTTTTGCCATGGCGATCGTACTGCTGGTGTCCGTTTGCCTGCACCTCTCCTTCGAACAGTCCCAGGCGGAAGACGAAGTCCGCGTCCTGGCTGAGGAAGTGGGCATCCTCCGGCTCAAAGTCCTTCAGCTGGAAGAGAGCCTGACGCAGGGTGGCACAGCCGCCGGCAACGGGACTCACCCGGAAACGCTCCCGCCCGAACCAACGCCTTAA